One Oryzomonas sagensis DNA segment encodes these proteins:
- a CDS encoding HEAT repeat domain-containing protein gives MNEIARTRIDALRPLLKDEDPDVRDAVATAIERLEATGGIDEVLHALKTGDMGARVAAIHALGEIGGDRVVAPLVYCAGRPEADIRSAAVEALGRLAVPSTLPVLLERLDDENGAIRARAIGAVARFLPSPVLYERLRPFLEATDGALEAEAALALAKLNDLSSEGRITALLASPHASTRQAAATALSLLPLEFLSFPAPGNGK, from the coding sequence ATGAACGAGATTGCTCGGACGAGAATCGATGCGTTGCGGCCGCTTCTGAAGGACGAGGACCCGGACGTGCGGGATGCCGTTGCCACGGCGATCGAACGGTTGGAGGCCACCGGCGGCATCGACGAGGTACTCCATGCCCTGAAAACCGGAGATATGGGCGCGCGGGTCGCCGCCATCCATGCCCTGGGCGAGATCGGCGGCGACCGGGTGGTCGCTCCGCTGGTCTATTGCGCCGGCCGGCCGGAGGCCGACATCCGTTCCGCAGCCGTGGAGGCGCTCGGCCGCCTGGCCGTTCCGTCCACGCTGCCGGTGCTGCTGGAGCGTCTCGATGATGAGAATGGCGCCATCCGGGCGCGGGCGATAGGGGCCGTGGCCCGGTTTCTCCCCTCGCCGGTTTTGTACGAACGGCTGCGTCCGTTTCTGGAAGCGACGGATGGCGCCCTTGAAGCCGAGGCCGCCCTGGCCCTGGCCAAGCTCAACGACCTTTCGTCCGAGGGGCGCATCACGGCGCTCCTCGCCTCGCCCCACGCCTCCACCCGCCAGGCCGCCGCTACGGCCCTGAGCCTGCTCCCGCTGGAGTTCCTCTCCTTCCCGGCGCCAGGCAACGGAAAATAA
- a CDS encoding FprA family A-type flavoprotein — translation MLGTVEIKPGLYWIGSEDPDLRIFDDLFPTEHGTTYNSYLLKGSEKIAIIDTVKGKRADEFMDKIKSLVDPKSIDYIIVNHAEPDHSGSVSYLLEHCPQATVVSTTAAKTFLGNLIHKPFASQVVKDGDTIDLGGRRLRFIMAPFLHWPDTMFTRLEEDNVLFTCDAFGAHYCSPGHLFNDEVEDLSSARRFYYDCLMRPFKDKVLSAVEKIRHDVIDMICPSHGPIIRQDPWKAIEQFESWSKPTALVKKIFILYLSPHGNTEKMATAVADGAKANGVEVISYHISHLGADEVRNIMEEAEALIFGIPTINRDIPKPMWDVLAYLSTVKLKSSLAAVFGSYGWSGEACKMAEERLKGIGFKLVSESVRAPFNPREDALEQCRALGRAVAEAVQAKN, via the coding sequence ATGCTGGGAACCGTTGAAATCAAACCGGGACTTTACTGGATCGGGTCGGAAGACCCGGACCTGCGCATCTTTGACGACCTCTTCCCCACCGAGCACGGCACCACCTACAACTCCTACCTCCTCAAGGGGAGCGAGAAGATCGCCATCATCGATACGGTCAAGGGCAAACGGGCCGACGAGTTCATGGACAAGATCAAATCCCTGGTCGATCCCAAAAGCATCGACTACATCATCGTCAACCACGCCGAGCCCGACCATTCCGGGTCGGTCTCCTACCTGTTGGAGCACTGCCCGCAGGCCACGGTGGTATCCACCACTGCCGCCAAGACCTTCCTCGGCAACCTGATACACAAGCCGTTCGCCTCCCAGGTCGTCAAGGACGGCGACACCATCGACCTGGGCGGCCGTAGGTTGCGTTTCATCATGGCCCCCTTCCTGCACTGGCCCGACACCATGTTCACCCGCCTGGAGGAGGACAACGTCCTCTTCACCTGCGACGCCTTCGGCGCCCATTATTGCAGTCCGGGGCACCTCTTCAACGACGAGGTCGAAGACCTCTCCTCGGCCCGCCGGTTCTACTACGACTGCCTCATGCGCCCTTTCAAGGACAAGGTCCTCTCCGCGGTGGAGAAGATCCGCCACGACGTGATCGACATGATCTGCCCGAGCCACGGACCGATCATCAGGCAGGACCCGTGGAAGGCCATCGAGCAGTTCGAAAGCTGGAGCAAGCCGACGGCCCTGGTGAAAAAGATCTTCATCCTCTACCTGTCGCCCCACGGCAACACGGAAAAGATGGCCACGGCGGTGGCCGACGGGGCCAAGGCCAACGGCGTGGAGGTCATCAGTTATCACATCAGCCATTTGGGTGCCGATGAGGTGCGCAACATCATGGAAGAGGCCGAGGCCCTCATCTTCGGCATCCCCACCATCAACCGCGACATCCCCAAGCCGATGTGGGACGTGTTGGCCTACCTCAGCACCGTCAAGCTCAAGAGCAGCCTGGCGGCGGTCTTCGGCAGCTACGGCTGGAGCGGCGAGGCGTGCAAGATGGCCGAGGAGCGGTTGAAGGGGATCGGTTTCAAGCTGGTGAGCGAATCGGTCCGCGCCCCTTTCAACCCCAGGGAAGACGCCCTGGAACAGTGCCGGGCCCTGGGCCGGGCCGTTGCCGAGGCGGTGCAAGCGAAAAACTGA
- a CDS encoding glycosyltransferase → MSRLFPPPIAAYLRSRGVAAPWQIQGPPAGPFTGAVVIPALAERRNLPLMLNSLAANPPDARSGFLILVVVNQRSDAPPEDVADNRATLEALPAWKREYGLEHLHWVDAASPGNELPPKQGVGLARKIGLDLALGHLDFAGGDPLLVCLDADTIVQPDYLAAIIRHFRDAGAGGASIPYRHRPADDPAGQGAIDRYELFLRTYVLGLEQAGSPYAFHTVGSAMACRASAYVASGGMNRRLAGEDFYFLRQVHKVAGVAPLAGTIVHPSPRASHRVPFGTGRAVGDMLASGGERLLFYQPVLFGILGEWLACVGGHGGADGAELLRRSVGISPHLAGFLEQAGFGAAWDNLLRHTPDEKRLMTAFHGWFDAFRTMRLLHHLSDSAWPRVPPEQAVGPLLERAGQDAPIGVDGLLARLRALQGV, encoded by the coding sequence ATGTCCCGCCTGTTCCCACCCCCCATCGCCGCCTACCTGCGCAGCCGTGGCGTCGCCGCCCCCTGGCAGATCCAAGGCCCGCCCGCCGGGCCGTTTACGGGCGCCGTGGTCATCCCCGCTCTGGCGGAGCGCCGCAACCTCCCCCTGATGCTCAACTCCCTTGCCGCCAACCCGCCCGATGCCCGCTCCGGTTTCCTGATCCTGGTGGTGGTCAACCAGCGCAGCGACGCTCCCCCCGAGGATGTGGCCGACAATCGGGCCACCCTGGAGGCGTTGCCCGCCTGGAAACGGGAGTACGGGTTGGAGCATCTGCACTGGGTGGATGCCGCCTCGCCGGGCAACGAACTGCCGCCGAAACAGGGGGTGGGGCTGGCGCGCAAAATCGGTCTGGACCTGGCCTTGGGGCATTTGGATTTTGCCGGGGGCGATCCGCTCCTGGTCTGCCTCGACGCCGATACCATCGTCCAGCCCGACTATCTGGCGGCCATCATCCGGCACTTTCGTGATGCCGGTGCCGGAGGGGCAAGCATCCCTTATCGCCATCGCCCGGCCGACGATCCGGCCGGACAGGGGGCCATCGACCGCTACGAATTATTCCTGCGAACCTATGTGCTGGGGCTGGAACAGGCCGGTTCCCCCTATGCCTTTCATACCGTGGGGAGCGCCATGGCATGCCGGGCATCGGCCTACGTCGCCAGCGGGGGGATGAACCGCCGCCTGGCAGGCGAGGATTTCTACTTTCTCCGGCAGGTGCACAAGGTGGCCGGGGTTGCGCCCTTGGCCGGCACCATCGTCCACCCCTCGCCCCGCGCTTCCCATCGGGTCCCCTTCGGTACCGGCCGCGCCGTGGGGGATATGCTCGCGTCCGGCGGGGAGCGGCTGCTCTTTTACCAGCCGGTGCTTTTCGGGATTCTGGGGGAATGGCTGGCGTGCGTGGGGGGGCATGGCGGGGCGGACGGCGCCGAACTGCTGCGCCGGTCGGTCGGGATTTCGCCCCATCTGGCCGGTTTTCTGGAACAGGCCGGCTTTGGCGCGGCCTGGGACAACCTGCTGCGGCACACCCCCGACGAAAAGAGGCTGATGACCGCCTTTCACGGCTGGTTCGACGCCTTCCGCACCATGCGCCTGCTGCATCACTTAAGCGACAGCGCCTGGCCCCGCGTCCCGCCGGAGCAGGCCGTGGGGCCGCTGTTGGAACGGGCCGGACAGGACGCGCCGATTGGTGTGGATGGACTGCTGGCGCGGCTGAGGGCGCTCCAGGGGGTGTGA
- a CDS encoding UbiX family flavin prenyltransferase gives MTAQKRVLVALTGASGSIYGIRLMEELLKRGFLLTVAASESGQLVCREETGLDLGDAPSTATARLCAHLGVKLGVEVVAADDLLACAASGSAAPAAMVVAPCSMGTLARIACGTSGNLIERAADVMLKERRPLLLVPRETPLSEIHLENMLKLARAGVRIIPAMPAFYHQPATIDDLVNFVVGKVLDQLDIPNELFKRWGER, from the coding sequence ATGACCGCGCAGAAGAGGGTGCTCGTCGCCCTGACCGGGGCGTCAGGCTCGATCTACGGCATCCGCCTGATGGAGGAACTCCTCAAGCGGGGCTTTTTGCTCACCGTGGCGGCCAGCGAGAGCGGGCAACTGGTCTGCCGCGAGGAGACCGGCCTGGACCTGGGGGACGCCCCCTCCACCGCCACCGCACGGCTCTGCGCCCATCTCGGGGTGAAGCTGGGGGTGGAGGTGGTGGCGGCCGACGACCTCTTGGCCTGCGCCGCCAGCGGTTCCGCCGCGCCGGCGGCCATGGTCGTGGCGCCGTGCAGCATGGGCACCCTGGCGCGCATCGCCTGCGGCACCTCCGGCAATCTGATCGAGCGGGCGGCGGACGTGATGCTCAAGGAGCGCCGCCCCCTGCTGCTGGTCCCGCGGGAGACGCCGCTCTCGGAGATCCATCTGGAGAACATGCTCAAGCTGGCCCGCGCCGGGGTCCGCATCATCCCGGCCATGCCGGCCTTCTACCACCAACCGGCAACCATCGACGACCTGGTGAACTTCGTGGTGGGCAAGGTCCTGGACCAGTTGGACATCCCCAACGAGCTCTTCAAGCGCTGGGGTGAGCGCTGA
- a CDS encoding 4-hydroxybenzoate octaprenyltransferase — protein MRKITVFLEMIKFSHTVFALPFALTGALLAANGLPSGRQVLWIILAMAGARTAAMGLNRLIDAEIDAKNPRTANRAIPAGLIGKGATLVFIVAATLLLLFAATMLNPLCLKLAPVAIFFLVLYSFCKRFTALAHVVLGICLAAAPMGAWVAIRGNIDTPALILGGVVLFWVAGFDILYALQDLEFDRAAGLHSIPVVLGVEGSLWAARLFHLVMLGLLLVLFVTMHLGVLFLVGILVASAMLLYEHLLLKGGNLDKLDAAFFNMNGYISIAILAFTAADLLVKWP, from the coding sequence ATGCGTAAGATCACCGTCTTTCTGGAGATGATCAAATTTTCCCACACCGTCTTTGCGCTCCCCTTTGCCCTGACCGGGGCGCTCCTGGCGGCGAACGGCCTTCCCAGCGGTCGCCAGGTCCTCTGGATCATCCTGGCCATGGCCGGCGCCCGCACGGCGGCCATGGGATTGAACCGCCTCATCGATGCCGAGATCGACGCCAAAAACCCCCGTACCGCCAACCGCGCCATCCCGGCCGGGCTGATCGGCAAGGGGGCAACCCTGGTCTTCATCGTCGCGGCCACGCTGCTGCTGCTCTTTGCCGCCACGATGCTCAACCCGCTCTGCCTGAAGCTGGCCCCCGTGGCCATCTTCTTTCTGGTGCTCTACTCCTTTTGCAAGCGCTTTACCGCCCTGGCCCACGTGGTGCTGGGAATCTGCCTGGCAGCGGCCCCCATGGGGGCCTGGGTCGCCATTCGCGGCAACATCGATACCCCCGCCCTGATCCTGGGGGGTGTCGTGCTCTTCTGGGTGGCCGGTTTCGACATCCTCTACGCCCTCCAGGACCTGGAGTTCGACCGCGCCGCCGGGCTGCACTCCATCCCGGTGGTGCTGGGGGTGGAAGGATCGCTCTGGGCGGCACGCCTGTTCCACCTGGTGATGCTGGGACTGCTCCTTGTGCTGTTCGTCACCATGCACCTGGGGGTACTGTTCCTGGTCGGCATCCTGGTTGCCAGTGCCATGCTGCTGTACGAGCACCTGCTGCTCAAGGGCGGTAACCTGGACAAACTGGACGCGGCCTTTTTCAACATGAACGGCTATATCAGCATCGCCATCCTGGCCTTCACGGCAGCCGACCTGCTGGTGAAGTGGCCATGA
- a CDS encoding UbiD family decarboxylase, producing MTAPIQNLRQFLALLEEQGELSRIEAGTDPILEIAAITDRVCKQPGGGRALLFLRPKGSGRPVATNLFGSLRRVCLALGVDRLDRLAERMAALLAPLPERDVAGLDRRIAALPEFSRFAPAAGQDPDLMTMAAPDLGGFPFLQSWPGDGAGEGHGRYITLPQVFTVAPDGTGPNCGMYRCQVRGPRELAVRWYPGSGAARHFEAYRRRGEPMPVAIALGGPPAALFSAMLPLPGDLDEMTFAGFLRDAPLELAACRSVPLRVPVGCEVVIEGHADPFETVMEGPFGNHTGFYAPAAPVPLVRVTAISLRADAVVPATLVGPPPMEDCWMAAAWERLLVAFVRRLAPAVADIRFPREWVFRQSAIISLENPRPGMVREIAGLLWQTPWFRAARLLLFVAADGVPADLSRAVWRGINLVDDGLDLIRDESGTRLALDATGSRAPRPPVVTDGAIAEQVARRWREYGF from the coding sequence ATGACCGCACCGATCCAAAACCTTCGCCAGTTCCTCGCCCTCCTGGAAGAGCAGGGGGAACTGAGCCGCATCGAGGCCGGGACCGACCCAATCCTGGAGATCGCCGCCATTACCGACCGGGTCTGCAAACAGCCGGGCGGCGGCCGGGCGCTCCTCTTCCTGCGCCCGAAAGGGAGCGGCCGCCCCGTTGCCACCAACCTGTTCGGCTCCCTGCGGCGGGTCTGCCTGGCCCTGGGGGTGGACCGTCTCGACCGGCTGGCGGAGCGCATGGCGGCGCTGCTCGCTCCGCTGCCGGAACGGGATGTCGCCGGTCTCGACCGCCGGATCGCCGCCCTGCCGGAGTTCTCCCGTTTCGCGCCGGCTGCCGGGCAGGACCCCGACCTCATGACCATGGCGGCACCCGACCTGGGCGGGTTCCCCTTTCTCCAAAGCTGGCCGGGGGATGGCGCCGGCGAGGGGCATGGGCGCTACATCACCCTGCCCCAGGTGTTCACCGTTGCCCCGGACGGCACCGGCCCCAACTGCGGCATGTACCGCTGCCAAGTGCGCGGGCCCCGGGAACTGGCCGTGCGCTGGTATCCGGGGAGCGGCGCGGCGCGGCATTTCGAGGCTTACCGCCGCCGGGGCGAGCCGATGCCGGTGGCGATCGCCCTGGGCGGCCCCCCGGCGGCGCTCTTCAGCGCCATGCTGCCGTTGCCGGGCGATCTGGACGAGATGACCTTTGCCGGCTTCCTGCGGGACGCCCCCCTTGAGCTGGCCGCCTGCCGAAGCGTCCCCCTTCGGGTTCCGGTCGGGTGCGAGGTGGTGATCGAGGGGCATGCCGACCCGTTTGAGACGGTCATGGAGGGGCCCTTCGGCAACCATACCGGCTTCTATGCGCCCGCTGCGCCGGTCCCCCTGGTGCGGGTGACCGCCATCAGCCTCCGGGCGGATGCCGTTGTCCCGGCAACCCTGGTGGGGCCGCCCCCCATGGAGGACTGCTGGATGGCCGCGGCCTGGGAACGGCTGCTCGTCGCCTTTGTGCGCCGCTTGGCGCCGGCGGTGGCCGATATCCGTTTTCCCCGGGAATGGGTCTTCCGTCAGAGCGCCATCATTTCCCTTGAAAACCCGCGCCCCGGCATGGTAAGGGAGATTGCCGGCCTGCTCTGGCAGACCCCCTGGTTCAGGGCTGCCCGCCTGCTGCTCTTTGTCGCTGCGGACGGCGTTCCGGCGGACCTCTCCCGTGCGGTCTGGCGCGGCATCAATCTGGTGGATGATGGCCTCGACCTGATCCGCGACGAGAGCGGCACGCGGCTGGCATTGGATGCCACCGGCAGCCGCGCGCCCCGTCCGCCGGTCGTCACGGATGGGGCCATAGCGGAGCAGGTGGCGCGGCGGTGGCGGGAATACGGGTTTTAG
- a CDS encoding DHH family phosphoesterase has protein sequence MTTTDNCVPECLQRSKEHSDRMLEWLQGRGKTIIVIHDNPDPDCLASAMALRHLLAMKLSRDAVITFSGMIGRSENIAMATELEMTLHPLSTIDMGEVSAVCMLDTQPGTGNNSFPPDCRVDILIDHHPLREASRACRWVDIRDDYGVTATILYEYLVAQNITIGTKLATALFYAIKSETQDLGREANRPDRDAYLRLFPVANKRILYEITHPKLPVEYFLAIHSGLENTMLYGKLLVVNLMAICFPEMVAEVADYLVRLEGVETVLSMGHYNDEVILSLRTTDSLLNAGEVIMRLVAGRGAAGGHGMMAGGKLGHVPSTPAALEEAEAFLTQGLLRELSLGDVAPTRLIKPR, from the coding sequence ATGACGACGACTGACAACTGCGTGCCGGAATGCCTCCAGCGCTCCAAGGAACATTCCGACAGGATGCTGGAATGGTTGCAGGGCCGGGGAAAGACCATCATCGTCATCCACGACAACCCGGACCCCGATTGCCTGGCCTCGGCCATGGCGCTCCGCCACCTGCTGGCCATGAAACTGAGCCGGGATGCGGTCATCACCTTTTCCGGCATGATCGGGCGCAGCGAAAACATCGCCATGGCAACGGAGCTGGAGATGACGCTCCACCCCCTCAGCACAATCGATATGGGGGAGGTCAGCGCGGTCTGCATGCTGGACACCCAGCCGGGCACGGGAAACAACTCCTTTCCCCCGGACTGCCGGGTGGATATCCTCATCGATCATCACCCTCTGCGCGAAGCGAGCAGAGCGTGCCGCTGGGTGGATATCCGCGACGATTACGGCGTTACCGCCACAATCCTCTACGAGTATCTGGTGGCGCAAAACATCACCATCGGTACGAAACTGGCCACGGCCCTCTTCTACGCGATCAAATCCGAGACCCAGGACCTGGGGCGGGAGGCGAACCGGCCCGACCGGGACGCGTACCTCCGCCTCTTCCCGGTGGCGAACAAGCGGATTCTGTATGAGATAACCCACCCCAAGCTGCCGGTGGAGTACTTCCTGGCAATCCACAGCGGTCTCGAAAATACGATGCTCTACGGGAAACTGCTGGTGGTTAACCTGATGGCCATCTGCTTTCCCGAAATGGTGGCGGAGGTGGCCGACTATCTGGTCAGGCTGGAGGGGGTCGAGACCGTGCTGAGCATGGGGCATTACAACGATGAGGTGATCCTCTCCCTTCGTACGACCGACAGCCTCCTCAATGCGGGCGAGGTGATCATGCGGCTGGTGGCGGGAAGGGGGGCGGCCGGCGGGCACGGCATGATGGCGGGAGGCAAGCTGGGGCATGTCCCCTCCACCCCGGCCGCGCTGGAAGAGGCCGAAGCGTTCCTGACCCAGGGGCTGTTACGGGAACTCTCCCTGGGGGATGTGGCCCCGACCCGGCTGATCAAGCCCCGGTAG
- a CDS encoding pyridine nucleotide-disulfide oxidoreductase: protein MASDQYDIVIIGTGPAALGAAFHLTDRLPAISILMIDKEAICSGGLLNDCKQNYSFPIGFAEEYWTREEADRLLPLVEEKLQPTFKERHNLETYRRRAERIGVTLYDIRQAHVGTDQSTFLIQRLMAELAGRGVHILLRREVTDVREADHGAELTIDGAERVRAGTVIMAPGRKGFGFLQRVMEQLAIPYIDNIVDVGIRVETRLANYPIVRDYYDPKFYFPERVRTFCTNSGHARVVLERYEDFSLVNGHALSERKSGNDLVNFALLKTIGLKDPVRSGQQMALFLGRLAHEIGGGRPLMQRVGDFRMGKRSSAETFNDDLYSFRPTCPVTAGDLGLAVPAKIMRHIWAALKKLDTIVPGVLHPSTIMYYPEIKMYANKPSFVDPHFRVSPHLYMVGDGAGTSRGITGAWASGIRAAEGIVKARGQG, encoded by the coding sequence ATGGCATCCGACCAGTACGACATCGTCATCATCGGCACCGGCCCGGCAGCCCTCGGGGCCGCCTTTCATCTCACCGACCGGCTCCCCGCCATCTCCATCCTGATGATCGACAAGGAAGCGATCTGCTCCGGCGGCCTTTTGAACGACTGCAAGCAGAACTACTCCTTTCCCATCGGCTTTGCCGAAGAGTACTGGACCAGGGAGGAGGCTGACCGGCTCCTGCCGCTCGTGGAGGAGAAGCTCCAGCCGACCTTCAAGGAGCGCCATAATCTGGAGACCTACCGCAGGCGCGCCGAACGGATCGGGGTGACCCTCTACGACATCCGCCAGGCCCATGTGGGCACCGACCAAAGCACGTTTCTCATCCAGCGCCTGATGGCCGAACTCGCCGGCCGCGGGGTCCACATCCTGCTGAGGCGCGAGGTGACCGACGTGCGGGAGGCGGACCACGGGGCGGAGCTGACCATCGACGGTGCGGAGCGGGTCCGGGCGGGTACGGTGATCATGGCGCCGGGCAGAAAGGGGTTCGGCTTTCTGCAACGCGTCATGGAGCAACTTGCCATCCCCTACATCGACAACATCGTGGATGTGGGCATCCGCGTCGAGACGCGGCTGGCAAACTACCCCATCGTCAGGGACTATTACGACCCCAAGTTCTACTTTCCCGAACGGGTGCGGACCTTCTGCACCAACTCGGGGCACGCCCGGGTGGTGCTGGAGCGCTACGAGGACTTCAGCCTCGTCAACGGCCATGCCCTGTCCGAACGGAAGAGCGGCAACGATCTGGTCAATTTCGCGCTCCTGAAGACCATCGGGCTGAAGGACCCGGTCCGCAGCGGCCAGCAGATGGCCCTCTTTCTCGGCCGGTTGGCCCACGAGATCGGCGGCGGCCGGCCGCTCATGCAGCGGGTGGGTGATTTCAGGATGGGAAAACGCTCCTCGGCCGAGACCTTCAACGACGACCTCTACTCCTTCCGTCCCACCTGCCCGGTAACCGCCGGCGACCTGGGGCTGGCGGTCCCGGCCAAGATCATGCGCCACATCTGGGCGGCCCTGAAGAAGCTCGACACCATCGTCCCCGGGGTCCTGCACCCCAGCACCATCATGTACTACCCCGAGATCAAGATGTACGCCAACAAGCCCTCCTTCGTCGACCCCCATTTCCGGGTCAGCCCCCATCTCTACATGGTCGGGGACGGCGCCGGCACCTCCCGCGGCATAACCGGGGCCTGGGCCAGCGGGATCAGGGCTGCCGAAGGGATCGTGAAGGCGCGGGGACAGGGATGA
- a CDS encoding glycogen synthase — protein sequence MKPSSDKLSILFSASEAAPFAKEGGLGDVVGALPKYLARLGHDVRVVIPRYYAVNREKYGLKLLPGTLVVPMGIIGRMYCGVYEGKLPGSEVPIYFLEHEQFYGRAGLYQQDGQGYQDNDNRFVFLSKATLELCKMLDWAPDVIHAHDWHTGAIPLLLNTSYLHDRYVGNSASLLSIHNMQHQGNYYPGLMEVLGVGWKHFNYLELEKDDQVNLLKGGIYHATLLATVSEGYAREIQTAEYGWGLEGVVRERAADLYGILNGVDYEEWDPATDHCIAATYTARTVKKGKAACKRDLQERMGLPLRADVPLFGVVSRMVRQKGTDLIAEAIHRILEMDVQFVMVGNGEPWAHFFFGDVAAAHPDKFACYIGYSEELAHKVEAGADFFVMPSSFEPCGLNQMYSLAYGTPPVVRATGGLEDSVENFDEEALTGDGFKFRNHTAAALFDTIGWATWTFFNNPKGVAALRKNGMKKRFTWETAALRYEELYRLAVRRRRGEEYFRNRFGE from the coding sequence GTGAAGCCTTCCTCCGACAAGCTCTCCATCCTCTTCTCCGCCTCCGAGGCCGCACCATTTGCCAAGGAGGGGGGGCTGGGGGATGTGGTCGGCGCCCTGCCCAAGTACCTGGCCCGCCTGGGGCACGATGTGCGCGTGGTCATCCCGCGCTACTATGCCGTCAACCGGGAAAAGTACGGCCTCAAGCTGCTGCCGGGCACCCTGGTGGTGCCCATGGGCATCATCGGCCGCATGTACTGCGGCGTCTACGAGGGCAAGCTGCCGGGGAGCGAGGTCCCGATCTATTTCCTGGAGCACGAGCAGTTCTACGGCCGTGCCGGGCTCTACCAGCAGGACGGCCAGGGGTATCAGGACAACGACAACCGCTTCGTCTTCCTCTCCAAGGCCACCCTGGAACTGTGCAAGATGCTCGACTGGGCGCCGGACGTGATCCACGCCCACGACTGGCACACCGGCGCCATCCCCCTCCTGCTCAACACCTCCTACCTGCACGACCGTTACGTGGGCAACTCCGCCTCGCTCCTCTCCATCCACAACATGCAACACCAGGGCAACTACTATCCCGGCCTGATGGAGGTGCTCGGCGTCGGCTGGAAACATTTCAATTACCTGGAGCTGGAAAAGGACGACCAGGTCAACCTGCTCAAGGGGGGAATCTACCACGCCACGCTCCTCGCCACGGTCAGCGAGGGGTATGCCCGGGAGATCCAGACGGCGGAGTACGGCTGGGGGCTGGAGGGGGTGGTGCGGGAGCGGGCGGCCGACCTGTACGGCATCCTGAACGGCGTGGATTACGAGGAGTGGGACCCGGCCACCGACCACTGCATCGCCGCCACCTACACGGCCCGGACCGTGAAAAAGGGTAAGGCCGCCTGCAAACGCGACCTGCAAGAGCGCATGGGGCTGCCCCTGCGTGCAGACGTGCCGCTGTTCGGCGTGGTCTCCCGCATGGTCAGGCAGAAGGGGACCGACCTGATCGCCGAAGCCATCCACCGCATCCTGGAGATGGATGTGCAGTTCGTCATGGTCGGCAACGGCGAGCCGTGGGCGCACTTTTTTTTCGGCGACGTGGCCGCCGCCCATCCGGACAAATTCGCCTGTTACATCGGCTACAGCGAGGAGTTGGCCCACAAGGTGGAGGCGGGGGCCGATTTCTTCGTCATGCCCTCGTCGTTCGAGCCGTGCGGCCTGAACCAGATGTACTCCCTGGCCTACGGCACGCCGCCCGTGGTGCGCGCCACCGGCGGCCTGGAGGACAGCGTGGAGAACTTCGACGAAGAGGCCCTGACCGGCGACGGCTTCAAGTTCCGCAACCATACCGCCGCTGCGCTGTTCGACACCATCGGCTGGGCGACCTGGACCTTTTTCAACAACCCCAAGGGGGTGGCGGCCCTCAGGAAAAACGGCATGAAGAAGCGCTTCACCTGGGAGACCGCGGCACTCAGGTACGAAGAACTCTACCGCCTGGCCGTCCGCCGGCGCCGCGGCGAGGAATATTTCCGCAACCGTTTCGGCGAGTGA
- the fsa gene encoding fructose-6-phosphate aldolase, with amino-acid sequence MKFFIDTADVKEIRAAHDLGLVDGVTTNPSLIAKSGRKFKDVIKEIVSIVDGPISAEVISLDAPGMIKEAKELVKIHKNIVVKVPMTPEGLKATKALSEKGVKINVTLIFSPMQALLAAKAGATYVSPFVGRLDDISQDGMGIIEEIRTIFDNYGYTAEIIVASVRNPIHVLNSALIGADIATIPYSVIMQLAKHPLTDAGIKKFLADWENVPK; translated from the coding sequence ATGAAGTTTTTCATCGATACAGCCGACGTCAAAGAGATTCGCGCGGCCCACGACCTGGGTCTGGTGGACGGCGTTACCACCAACCCTTCCCTGATCGCCAAGTCGGGGCGCAAGTTCAAGGATGTCATCAAGGAGATCGTCTCCATCGTGGACGGCCCGATCTCGGCCGAGGTCATCTCCCTGGACGCCCCCGGCATGATCAAGGAAGCCAAGGAACTGGTCAAGATTCACAAGAACATCGTGGTCAAGGTGCCCATGACGCCGGAAGGGCTCAAGGCCACCAAGGCCCTGTCGGAAAAGGGGGTCAAGATCAACGTGACCCTGATCTTCTCCCCCATGCAGGCGCTGTTGGCCGCCAAGGCCGGCGCCACCTACGTTTCCCCCTTCGTCGGCCGGCTGGACGACATCTCCCAGGATGGCATGGGGATCATCGAAGAGATCCGCACCATCTTCGACAACTACGGCTATACCGCCGAGATCATCGTGGCCAGCGTGCGCAACCCGATCCATGTCCTCAATTCGGCCCTGATCGGCGCCGACATCGCCACGATCCCCTACTCGGTCATCATGCAGCTTGCCAAGCACCCCCTGACCGACGCCGGCATCAAGAAATTCCTGGCCGACTGGGAAAACGTGCCCAAGTAG
- a CDS encoding transcriptional regulator, translating into MIRLLIWGLLIYVGYRVVVALTKGKETKTKTPEKREAAVTHRDPVCGVYVSEDDAVVGRLEGERHYFCSMNCLEKFREQLDHKPQ; encoded by the coding sequence GTGATCAGACTCTTGATCTGGGGCCTTCTGATCTATGTCGGCTACCGTGTCGTCGTGGCGCTGACAAAAGGGAAAGAAACGAAAACCAAGACGCCGGAAAAGCGGGAGGCTGCGGTGACCCATCGCGACCCGGTCTGCGGCGTCTATGTTTCCGAGGACGATGCCGTGGTGGGCAGGCTCGAAGGCGAGCGCCACTACTTCTGCTCCATGAACTGCCTGGAAAAATTCCGCGAACAGCTTGACCATAAACCACAATAA